Genomic DNA from Aphanothece sacrum FPU1:
TATTGAATTAGAAAAATTAGCACAAATTTTACCGCCAAATTTAGCTGTTTTAGTAGGAACTGTTGAGATTAACCAAAATGCTAAAATTAAAGGAGAAAAACTGCTTTATAATAGTATTGCCTTATTAGAAAATAAACAAGTTAAACAAATTTTTCATAAGCGTCTTTTACCCACTTATGATGTTTTTGATGAAGGGCGATATTTTGAACCAGGAAGACAGAGTAATTATTTTACATTATCCTCTAATTTTAATGATTCTAATCCTTTAAAAATAGGGGTAACGATTTGTGAGGATTTATGGAATGATGAGGAGTTTTGGGGAGAAAAATACTATGAAGATAATCCTATTCAAGACTTAGTTAATATTGGGGTTGACTGGGTGGTTAATTTATCTGCTTCTCCCTATTGTGTAGGAAAACAAAAGTTACGAGAAGCAATGTTAAAACATAGTAGTCAAAGGTATCAAATCCCGATTATTTATGCTAATCAAATAGGGGGAAATGATGATCTAATTTTTGATGGTAGTAGTTTTGCCGTTAATCGTCAAGGAGAAATTGTCTTAAGAAGTAAAGCATTTCAAGAAGATTTTACAGTAATTGAATTTGATGAAATAAGCAAAAATCTACAACCCAAGATAATCAATTTATTGTCAGAAACAGAGGAAGAAGAATTATGGTCAGCTTTAGTTTTAGGATTAAAAGATTATACTAAAAAATGTGGTTTTTCTAAAGTTGTTTTAGGATTAAGTGGGGGTATTGATTCTTCTTTAGTGGCTGCTATTGCTACAGAAGCATTAGGAAAAGATAATGTTTTAGGTTTATTAATGCCTTCTCTTTTTAGTTCAGAACATTCTATTAAAGATGCTGAAGCATTAGTTAAAAATTTAGGAATTAAGAGTTATTTATTGCCCATTGGAGAGATTATGAACAGCTATGATAAGCTGTTAGAATCGATATTTTTAGGGTCAGAATTTGGAGTTGCTGAAGAAAATATGCAATCCCGTATTCGGGGTAATTTATTAATGGCAATGTCTAATAAATTTGGTCATCTTCTGTTATCAACTGGGAATAAATCAGAAATGGCTGTGGGATATTGTACTTTATATGGGGATATGAATGGGGGATTAGCGGTTATTTCAGATGTTCCTAAAACCCGTGTTTTTGCTCTGTGTAAGTGGTTAAATCGTCAGGGAGATGTTATTCCCCATAATGTCTTAATTAAGCCCCCTAGTGCGGAATTAAGACCCAATCAAGTTGATCAAGATTCTTTGCCTCCTTATGAGATTCTAGACGAAATTTTAGAGCGATTAATTCATCATCATCAATCGGTTACAGAAATTAGTCAAGCGGGGTTTGATTTAGAAACCATTAATAAGGTTTTAAAATTAGTTATTCGTGCTGAGTTTAAGCGAAAACAAGCACCTCCAGGACTAAAAGTTACAGATAGAGCATTCGGTACAGGTTGGAGAATGCCTATTGCTAGTCGTTGGAAAATTGATTAAGTCTAAGGGTTTAACCCATCCCAAGTAAATAATATCGTATCTAATTTTTTGGTATTTTTAAGTTAAAATTACCAATTTTTCGGCTGAAAATCAAGATTATTTAAAATTGCCACCGATTCTCCTGACTGTGCTAATACAAAAAAACCTTGACGATAGGCATATTTATCCGCACCTTCTTCTATTTCAATACCTGCAACTGCACCATATAATTGTTTTTGGTTATATTCAGGAAAGAATAATCTAAACTTGGTTAAATCTTCCCTTAATTCTTGAATATCATCTACTCCTAAACTACTTTTAACTTCTACTACTAAAACATGATTTTCATTTATTACCAAAACATCAATTTCTAAAGTTTCTCCATTTAATCTTTTTCTAACCCTTTGACTGACTTGATGAACGGGAATCCCTCGTTTTAAAAATATAGTTTCACAGGCAGGTGCTACCATGTTTTCCACAAAACGCCCCCATTTACCACCAAGATTACCGATTTCTTTGCTAACTTCGCGGATTCTGCGGTCTGTTTCTTGAAAACGGCGGTCTGTTTCCTGAGATTGTTGTTGTAATAGCCGTTCTGTTTCTTTTTGAGCAGTCGTTAATTCTGCTAATAAACGCCAGACATCATCGGCAGTTGTTGTCATGGTATGATCTCCATTTATTTGATATTTATAATTTTAGCCGAAAAGCCCGCGAAGGTGGGCTTTGTTTGGGTAACTGCACCTTTCAAGGTGTTAGTGTATTGGTCATTTATAATCCGAATATTTTCAGTACTATCACTCAATATTTTATCCCCATGTTGTAACCGTGCTTGTGCTAATTTTTCCATCTTCTGCTATAATTATATTAAAAATAATAGTCTAATAATAACAATGCCTAACCTCAGTTTAACAGATCAACAAGTTATCGAGTTAGTCAAACAACTACCGTTTGAAAACAAATATTCTCTATTGCTGGAATTAGCGCAAGAAGCAAGTAAAAAACGCCAAGAAAGAATGGACTATGCACAGCAACAGTTAAAACAACTCTGTCAAGAAAAAGGTTTAAACTGGGAAGAAATGATAGAAGAAGAAAAAGAATCCTTTGTTGATGATTTAGTTCATGAAGAATAAATATGATTCCAGTAGTTGTGTTTGATACGAATATTTTAATATCTGCTATTGGTTGGAAAGGAACTCCATACTTTTGTGTAGAATTAGCTCGTCAAGGAATCATTGAATCTGTTACCTGTAAAGAAATTCTGGATAAACTTATTGAAAAATTACAAGTTAAACTTAATTTTTCTGATGTATATATTACAGATACAATCGCTGATTTACTAAGCTTTACTCGAATTATCAAAATTAATAGAATTTTGAAAGTTATTGAAAGTGATTCTGATGACGATATTATTTTAGAATGTGCGATTATGAGCAAAGCAAATTATATTGTTACAGGGGATAAAAAACACTTATTACCCCTTAAAAATTATCAAGGCATTGCTATTATAAATGCGGCAGAATTTAGAAATTTAATTTGCTAAAAATAGCATCAAAAATAGATATATTGATTCGTTCTGCTTCTTTGTACTTGCAATGATATTATATGTTTAAATATACCAGCATAATTACTGATAAAAAATTAAAGTTAGATGATAGACAAAGTAATTTATTCTGAAATTAAAGCTTTAAAAATATCATCCTTAAAAGAATCTCCCCAAAATGAAGATAACTTTTTGTACATCATTTGTTGAACTTTTGTGATAATAAGATCAGGATTGTGATATTCATCTTTTAAAGTTAAAATTTGTTCAGATAAGGGACTTTCTTCCGGTTGTCTGATAAAAATATCAGAATGAATTAAGGTAAAAATACACCCATTAACACTTTCATTATCCAAATTAACATTTAATTCATTAATATATTCCAGTAAACTATCTAGAGTATGATTAAGTTGAACCAGACGAGATATACCCACCGCAATAATTCTTAAATCATTAAAATTGCTAATCCTCATTCGTGGTGGATTTTGGGCTAAAATAGATTTATAATTGTCCACAGAATGGAGATAATTATCATCTAAATCTGGTAAAACATTAAAGCCATTTATTACTGTATTTCTAAAAGCTAGTTTAACCTCAAATTTTGCAGAATTCAAAACCATAATATCTGTATTAGTACATATAAATTGAAGAAAATTAACAAATTTGGCAAAGCCTAATAAAGCAGGATCAAAATTATTAATTCCATATTTAAACGCTTCTTTAACTACCGATAAAAAAATCCCATCCTTAGCTAAATCCTTAGAAGTCTCTGGGTCTTTAATAAACCATTGAATAATGCCTTTTGAGTGCTTAATAATTTCGTTTTTATCTTCACTAACTAATCTGTCTATTTGACTCGACATTCTCAAAACTTTAGGATTCGTAATTTTGAGAGTTACATCAATACTAGAGGTTTCAATGTCAGTTTCTTCTGGTTCATTAATGCCGATAAAAACATCACAAACAGAGGCAAAAATTTTATTAGTAGATGATTCATAAGCACAACCAATAACCGATTTACCATACTCATGAAGCTTTTTAGCTAAAGAAGAAAAACCCCCATCACCCGAAACAATAACAAACACATCAATTAATGGTCTAATATAAGCAATATCCATCGCATCAACCGCTAATTGAATATCAGCCGCATTTTTTTTCTGATATCGAGAAAAACCAAAAATTTGAATAGGATCAATACCTAATTCATTAATTTCTCCTTTCATGATACTGAGACGAGAATCACTCCAATTTGCATAAGCACGTTGAACAGCAATTCGTTCAATATCACCTCTCGACTTAATCTCTAGAAAAATTTCTTTAAGAGAAATACTATTGAGATAATTTTGAGAAGCATTATAGCCTTTTAGTAGGTTCTCGACATCATAGAAAATTGCGGCATATCGTTGCATAAATTCACCAATTTTGAGAAAAGCTTACTTAAATAATTCAAACACCTGACGGCAAAATTTCTTTAATTTTTCGCCAATATCTGCCGCAGGTTGATAGTTCCCTAAACATTGCCAATTATCAACGGTTGACAATCTCCAGGCTTGTCCCTGATGATTAAAAGCAGATATTTCTACTCCAATTAATCCCTCAGACTGTTCAATAGGATCTTGATGAAAGCGAATTTGTACCAACATACTACGACTCTGAAAACGGGGACTCCATCCTGGTAAATGAAACCCAATATCAATCGAATGTGGATCGACTAATTCCAGAGTATCAGGATCATTACACCAGGGTTTAAGATCTGCTTTAGCATCAGGAAAGTAAGACTTAAATAGGCCAACTAGCGCGGCAATTTTGCTAGCGACTTCTAACCCTTGTGCTTTTTCCGATGCGTTCATGTTCCAATCTCCTCTCATTAATTTAGGTAAAAGAATCGGTATTAGGGATAGATTAATCCCTAAATTTGTAGATTTTGCTTTATTCTATGACAGGATTTTAATAAGTTCATTAATCATAACAATTAAAACGTTACTTTAGCCATTCTGTCATGACTCAAGCTATCTCAAAATTGCTCATTTTTGATGATTACATTGCACAATATACTAAAAATGGGGTCAAATATGAACTGATTGAGGGAAAATTAATCGAAATGATGCGACCTATTGGCAAATATCAAGAAATTGGAGGCTTTCTTACTTTTGAGATTAGATTGGAGATTAGACGGTTACAATTACCCTATTTTATTCCGACTTCTGCTGTTGTTAAACCAAAACGAGATAAAACGGCTTATCTTCCTGATGTAATTGTCCTAGATAGAAATAATATACTTAATGATTATTATTGGGAAAAAGCTTCCTCAATTTCTCTAGGAAGTTCAGCCAAATTAGTTATTGAAATTGTTAGTTATAATTGGCGAGATGACTATGTTTATACAATAGCAGATTATGAAGCATTAGGTATTTCTGAATATTGGATTATTGATTATTTAGTATTAGGTGAAAAACGGTTTATTGGAGATTTTAAACAACCGACAATAACCATCTGTCAATTAGTAGAAGACGAATGTCAAGTTAAATTCTTTAAAGAAAATCAGCCTATTTTTTCTACTATTTTTGCTGAATTAACCTTAACTGTGTTCCAAATTTTTCAAATCAATTAATCAATTTAGTAAAAAAAAGAATTTTTAATTTAGAATAAATGGTATGATTTTTATCCCGCGCCAAGAATCAACGCAAAGAATTGCTGTTTCATACTCTGATTCAGCAACGCCTAAAAGGATTAATTGAATTCTATGCAGTTGCGCCCCCAGAACCTCTACTATATATCTATGACATCTGTTACTATTCCTTCCTATCAAGTTAAATGGGAAAAATTGCCCGAAGATTTTGTATTACCCGATGACCCTGTGGATAATATTCATCAACCTGCCCTCGCTGCGGCTTTAACCGACAGTTTAGAAATTGCGGGAAAAATTTCTGAAAATGCAGTCACAACGACTAATTATGGCATCTGTGCCACATTAAACGGCAAAATTGTCGTAAAAGCCCCTGATTGGGCTTATATCCCTCTTATTCGCGTTCCTCAAGCTGAAATTGAGCGTAGTTATACCCCTCAATTACAAGGGGAACCACCTATTATTGTAATGGAATTTCTCTCAGATAAAGAAGGTAGCGAATATTCTAGTAAACCGACTTATCCTCCTGGAAAATGGTTTTTTTATAAGAAAATTCTGCAAGTTCCTCACTATATTATTTTTGAACCCTATGGAGGATTAATTGAACATTATCAACTTAATGACTCTGGAGAATATGAAATACAATCATCTGATGAAAGTGGACGTTATTGGATTCCTCAATTAAAGCTTTATTTAGGCTTATGGGATGGCAGGAGAGAACAACGTAAAGGCTATTGGTTAAGATGGTGGTCAGAAACCGGAGAATTGTTACTCTGGGGGTCAGAATTAGTGGTTGAGGAAAGGCAACGGGCTGAAGCTGAACGTCAACGTGCTGAAACTGAACGTCAACGTGCTGAACTTGAAACCCAAAAAGCTGAAACTGAACGTCAACGTGCTGAACTTGAAACCCAAAAAGCTGAAACTGAACGTCAACGGGCTGAAACTGAACGTCAACGGGCTGAAACTGAAAGCCAAAAAGCTGAAACTGAACGTCAACGGGCTGAACTTGAAAGCCAAAAAGCTGAACGTTTAGTCGCTCAATTACGAGCGGCAGGGATTGAACCTGAGCTATAAAGATAATGTAGGGGCTTTGTTTGTATAGCCACAGGCCTTAGCCTGTTGGCATTTGGAACTAAGTTGACACTAATGAGGGACCTTAATCCTTACATTATTTTTATGTTATGCCCTGAAAATTTGTATAGGATAAGATTCTGCTACTAATTTATTAGCCTCTTTTTGTACTTCAAAATTAGGGTTAAAAGAAGACTTAGGGGAAGTTTCTTGAAACTGTAGTAAAGTTTTAATTCGTTGATAAGCTTGAAAAGCAACCGTAGGAAAAAAGGAAAATTTGCCTGGTAAAACACACAAAAAATTACTATCTGGATTAGATTCAATCCAATAACTATATCTTCGTTTTTGTTCCTCTTCACTAATAAATTCAGTTTTTACGCATTCATAACTATAAAGTTGACGACTGTATAACTTATCTTTGCCAAAATAACGCTCTGCTGATTCTAAAATTGGTTCAATATCAACTCCATCATTACTATCATCATTAGCATAACCAGAATCCGCTAATAATGAGTAAATATATTGCTCTTCTTCAATTTTTTGATGTTGAATAAAATGATTAAAATGAAACCTATTTTTAGTAGACATTCGCACAAAATTAGAATCAACTAAAGCAGGCGACGCTACTACCATCGCACTACGACTACGTTTTAATCTAGCCCTTACTTGTAAATCCGATAAAAAAGGTTCAAAACCTTCTCCCACTGCAAAAATAAATAATTGAGCTTTCAGTCGCTTAGATAAACCTGTTTGAGTCTGACATAGTAAACTTTTAAGGCGAATTTTTCCATAACGTTCCATTAATAATTTATCAATAGTTATTCCTGTTTCAAAAGTTACTCCATTACTCAACGCACTGGCCACTAAATCCCTGAGAATGAGACTGGTATTCATAGAACAATCTAAAGTTTTAATCAATTCATAATGAGAAGGTTCTAGACCATAAGATGTATCAAAATTACGACAAAGATTAACAATTGCTTCTGTCGTATATTTAAGAGAACAATCTAATCCCTCATGATGTTCAACTTGAGCATATGTCGGGGCAATACATTGGCTATCAGTTAACCAATTGTGTTGTTTTCCATAAGCAACTTCTAATCTTCCTAATACTCGGTTACGCTGAATATTAATTTGCACTGCATCACTTTTAAGACGAGAAGAACGAATTTCAGGCGCATCAGTTTGAGGATGAATTAAATAAACTGGATTATCATTAAACCAACCCTGAAAATTAGGAATAATAGAAGGAGTAAAAAAATCAGGCTGTTTTTCTGTTAAAGTAATATTACATTGCTCAGAAAAATAAGATGTATAAAGATTAATTAAATCTTCTACTCCATTGACACAATTAATAAACGTTTGAGCATCATCTTGACCCGAATAAAGACCACCTGTATGATACCAACCCTCTAATTTACCGGATGCTAAAGTTCCTAATTGGGGAGCCTTTTCTAATACTTTAATAGAAAGGGAACTATGACGAGCTAAAAATTCAGCAATAGCTAGGCCAGCGATGCCACCACCGACTACAATAACATCAACATATTCAATTTGAGAAGCTTCAATTTGCGTCATGGAATCAATAACAGATAAAAAATAGTTGTCTACTCAATTATCATATCCATTGACTGAGTTTAGGTTGAGATTCGAGGTAAATATCAATACATTTACCCAAAACCTACACAACCAAATTTAAGCGGATCTCCCAGCATATTGGGGTAAACTGTATTCTATGTTACAAAATATCGAAAGTGGGTTACGGCGCGGACAGGAAAACTAGATTAGAATTCACAAATTATGGCCTGCGCCTAACCCAACCTACAATATATAAGATTTTGTTATCACCACAGGTACGGAAGATCCAACTGTAAAATGTCAAATTAACTTTTAAATAAATTGTGATACAATAAAATAATATTCAAAATTCGATTCTACCATAATTAGGGAAACTTCAAAGAAATCTGTGTCGTAAAGTGCGGCAGTATATCAAGATGCGAGAGCAGGTAATTATCTGGCTAGAACAAAACGTTTCTCAACATCGCTTACAACATATTTTAGGGGTAGAGCAGATGTGTATTGATTTGGCTAATTGTCATCAGGTTAATCCCGAAAAAGCAGCACAAGCCGGATTAATGCACGATTTAGCCAAATTTTTCCCCCCAGCCCAACTCTTAGAGATGGCTAAACAAGAACAATCAGGCATTGATCCTGTATGTATTGCTAACCCTCACTTACTCCACGCTTATGTTAGTGCCATCGTCGCTAGAGATAGGTTTGGTATTGAAGATCCAGAAATTTTAAGCGCGATTAGTAATCATACCTTGGGCAGTCCCCAGATGAGTGATCTATGTTGTATTGTCTTTGTTGCTGACGCTTTAGAACCAAATAGAGGAAATACTCCAGAATTAGAGACTATGCGTCGGGTGAGTCGTCAAAATCTTTATCAAAGTGTGCAACAAACCTGTGAGTATTCTCTAAAATATTTATTAAAGACTCAAAAAATGATCCACCCTCAAGTCATCCTTACTCGTAATTGGGCTTTATCGGTGGCTAAACAATCAGAACCCAATACAGATTGAGAGTTTAAATCAGCTACATTAACCGCAAAATTAGGATTAAATTAAGTTTAATGACCAATTATCAACCATTGATCGAAACCATCTCCCCCACCCTAACGGTAACGAATAACAAATTTGCTCAAAACTTAGTGAAAACCATTGCTCAAGCAGCAGATGATCGCAAAGCGGCTGACATCATCGGGTTAAAAGTGACCGATGTTTCCTATTTAACAGATTATTTTGTCATTGTGACCGGATTTTCCCGAACTCAGGTCAAAGCGATCGCCGATGCTATCGAAGATAAAGTATTCCAAGTTCATGAGCAACTGCCTCTAAGAACTGAAGGAAAATCTGAAGGAAGTTGGGTACTTCAAGACTTTGGTGAAGTCATCGTTCACATATTCTTACCCGAAGAACGAGAATTTTATAATCTAGAAGCGTTTTGGGGTCATGCCGAACGTTTTGAACTTTCCCAACTCGAAACTATATAATCATAACTGTTATGAGGGAATCGTCTCTTAATGTCTGTCCTGTTCCCATCGAACAACAACCCATCAACGAATACGAACAGTTAAAAGAATCCTGGTTATTTAGCTGGGCTACCCTAGAAAAAAGTCTTTATTGGCGAAAATTAGCCATAGTTTGGTTAATCGGATGGCTGATAGTCAGTCCTATTGCCGCCTCTAGTTTTCCTCCGCCAAAATCTCCCCTTCTGTTTGGAATTTCGAGTAATCTAGGAGCGGCCGCCCTCCTAATGTTAGTGTTATTACAGTTATGGTTAGGTTGGCGTTACATTGGCGATCGCTTGAAAAAAGAGACAGTCTTTTATGAAGAATCGGGATGGTATGATGGGCAAACTTGGCTCAAACCCCCTGAAGTATTAACCCGCGATCGCCTGATTCTTTCCTATCAAGTAGCCCCCATTTTGCAAAGATTAACCAGAACTGTGACAATTTTAGCTGTATTGATGATAGGGGATGGTATAGTTTGGCTGTGCCTTTAATAAACCTTCAATTCCCTCATACTACTAACCCTAAACCCCAAAATTTAACGACGAATGACCAGAGGACAACGTAACACCGCGCCCAAACTAGAAGTTCACCTACTCCGAGAAGGAATTATTGAATCAACTCATCGAGTAGAAGCGACGGTCTGTGATGACCGTGGACGACTGCTATCAGTGGCAGGCAGTTCAGAAACAACTGCTTTCGTTCGGTCTGCTCTCAAACCCTTTCAAGCATTAGCAGTAACCAGCACCGGAACCCTAGAGCGATATGATTTGACGGATAAAGATTTAGCTATTATCTGTAGTTCTCATCAGGGGGCCGTAGAACAAGCGCGACAAGTGTTTAATGTGCTTTGGCGATCAGATATTGACCCTAGTGCCTTACAGTGTCCCATTCCTAAAAAATCTCATAGTCCCCTTGAGCATAATTGTTCGGGTAAACACGCAGGGATGTTAGCTGTGTGTCAGCAACGAAATTGGCCCCTCAATACCTATCTACGCCGTTCCTCCCCTGTCCAACAGTTGATCTTAAGCAAAATTTCTGAATTGTTGGCTATGCCTGGAGATGAATTAATTGGGGCCCATGATGACTGTGGGGCCCCCACTTATTCGATGAAACTCGGACAGATGGCTCATTTATATGCTCAACTGGCTTCAGGGAATAATATAGACTTAGAGCGAGTTTTACGGGCTATGACTTATCATCCAATGATGGTGGCTGGGCCGGGAATCTTTGATACAGAACTGATGAGTTTGACAGACGGAGAATTAGTCAGTAAATCAGGGGCAGAAGGTATTCAATGTGTCGGCCGAGTGGGTGAAGGTATGGGGTTAGCCATTAAAGTAACCGATGGCTCAAAACGGGCTAAATGCGCTGTGGCTATCCATGTCCTACGACAAATAGGCTGGATTACTCCTACTGTAGCTGAGACTCTAGCAGAACGGTTTATCTCCTTGAGTCAATACACTCGACTCGAAGTTATTGGGGAATTAGCCATGATCTAAAAAAAGTTTGAGAAAAGGCTTGCTATTTATTTGACTTACCCCTATACTAGAAAAGGCGACGCGGGATAGAGCAGTCTGGTAGCTCGTCGGGCTCATAACCCGAAGGTCGGTGGTTCAAATCCGCCTCCCGCCATTACTAACTGTGTTTAAAATGCAAAAAGAGGACTCCCGCTAACCTATCGGCGTAGCGGTGAGATGAGTTTTTGCCAACAAATAAACCGACTCAAAGGAGACAATCCCTAAGTAGACAAATTAGTAAGTTTTACTTAGGTTTTTGTCCATCTATTAACACCTCACAGATTTTTATTAAGGAAAGGCTTGCCAAGCTTGTTCTACCAAATTACTAAGCCAACGACGTTGAACTCGATCTAAAATAGGATCATCTTCAAGAACTTCGGCCGTTAAATCATCAAGAGACTGTCCCTGAGAACGAGCAAGTTTGACCACTCCTGCAATGGCCACAGCAATCATTTCTTCGTCTACAGGGCGACTACGCAAAGCAAAAATTTCTTCGGGACTAACTGGTATAGGATAATGCATAAACGACCTAAGAATCTGGCGAAATCATCTGAACGAAAAAAATGTAATGTTTTGTAAACTGCCTTTTAAAATACAGTAACGGAAAGTCTAACGTACTTTCAAGCAAAAGGATTCTGTATTTATGCTTAAATTTCTTTTTGTTAACTAATGGAAATGAAAGAACTTCTGTATTTAGAAATACCAACTCCTGAAACAACCGCCGTTTGTAAGTGGTTACAACAAAAGTGGAATCCGACTCTTGGAAACAAGATTATGACACCCGATGGGATTCGTGTGCAAGGGATTGATGAAACCTCATCATCAGTCCCTTGTATTCCCGAAAATGACTTATCTATTTTTCTGTGGTCAGTACAACGTACTACCTATTTAAAAGTCTTTCGTTGGGGAAAAAGTCCCTTTCCCTCAGAAAAAAGAGTCATTGAACAGTTAATTCAAGAGATTAGAACAGAGTTTCCCCCTCAATATCCTCAACTCCCGGAACTTGATTTATCCAATCAGTCAATTTTTGCTGCCTTAGCTCCTTATTACCCTCAAACTGTTCATTTTTTCCAAAAAATGCCCCAAGGTGAGACAGATTTACGACGGGTGTACTGGTGGGAAAAACGATGGCGTGAGAGTGTAAAAAATCCGCAACAACCCAAACAAGTTATTTGTAGCGTACAAGGGTCAAATAGTCAAGTGACTGATTATGACCTAATTTACATTGGGGGTGCTTTAGGGGCGGTTCACGCGGCAGTCATGGCACAATTAGGCTATCGAGTCTTATTAGTGGAACGTTTAGCTTTTGGACGAATGAACCGAGAATGGAATATTTCTCGTGGAGAATTTCAAAGTTTAATTGACTTAGGATTATTTACCCAAACTGAATTTGAATCAATTATTGCGAGAGAATATGTT
This window encodes:
- a CDS encoding NAD+ synthase, which produces MKIAIAQLNPIIGNLTNNAQKIYEMAILAANQNVRLLLTPELSLCGYPPRDLLLNPSFIQSVSIELEKLAQILPPNLAVLVGTVEINQNAKIKGEKLLYNSIALLENKQVKQIFHKRLLPTYDVFDEGRYFEPGRQSNYFTLSSNFNDSNPLKIGVTICEDLWNDEEFWGEKYYEDNPIQDLVNIGVDWVVNLSASPYCVGKQKLREAMLKHSSQRYQIPIIYANQIGGNDDLIFDGSSFAVNRQGEIVLRSKAFQEDFTVIEFDEISKNLQPKIINLLSETEEEELWSALVLGLKDYTKKCGFSKVVLGLSGGIDSSLVAAIATEALGKDNVLGLLMPSLFSSEHSIKDAEALVKNLGIKSYLLPIGEIMNSYDKLLESIFLGSEFGVAEENMQSRIRGNLLMAMSNKFGHLLLSTGNKSEMAVGYCTLYGDMNGGLAVISDVPKTRVFALCKWLNRQGDVIPHNVLIKPPSAELRPNQVDQDSLPPYEILDEILERLIHHHQSVTEISQAGFDLETINKVLKLVIRAEFKRKQAPPGLKVTDRAFGTGWRMPIASRWKID
- a CDS encoding DUF3782 domain-containing protein, translated to MTTTADDVWRLLAELTTAQKETERLLQQQSQETDRRFQETDRRIREVSKEIGNLGGKWGRFVENMVAPACETIFLKRGIPVHQVSQRVRKRLNGETLEIDVLVINENHVLVVEVKSSLGVDDIQELREDLTKFRLFFPEYNQKQLYGAVAGIEIEEGADKYAYRQGFFVLAQSGESVAILNNLDFQPKNW
- a CDS encoding putative toxin-antitoxin system toxin component, PIN family, yielding MIPVVVFDTNILISAIGWKGTPYFCVELARQGIIESVTCKEILDKLIEKLQVKLNFSDVYITDTIADLLSFTRIIKINRILKVIESDSDDDIILECAIMSKANYIVTGDKKHLLPLKNYQGIAIINAAEFRNLIC
- a CDS encoding NYN domain-containing protein, whose protein sequence is MQRYAAIFYDVENLLKGYNASQNYLNSISLKEIFLEIKSRGDIERIAVQRAYANWSDSRLSIMKGEINELGIDPIQIFGFSRYQKKNAADIQLAVDAMDIAYIRPLIDVFVIVSGDGGFSSLAKKLHEYGKSVIGCAYESSTNKIFASVCDVFIGINEPEETDIETSSIDVTLKITNPKVLRMSSQIDRLVSEDKNEIIKHSKGIIQWFIKDPETSKDLAKDGIFLSVVKEAFKYGINNFDPALLGFAKFVNFLQFICTNTDIMVLNSAKFEVKLAFRNTVINGFNVLPDLDDNYLHSVDNYKSILAQNPPRMRISNFNDLRIIAVGISRLVQLNHTLDSLLEYINELNVNLDNESVNGCIFTLIHSDIFIRQPEESPLSEQILTLKDEYHNPDLIITKVQQMMYKKLSSFWGDSFKDDIFKALISE
- a CDS encoding Uma2 family endonuclease, which translates into the protein MTQAISKLLIFDDYIAQYTKNGVKYELIEGKLIEMMRPIGKYQEIGGFLTFEIRLEIRRLQLPYFIPTSAVVKPKRDKTAYLPDVIVLDRNNILNDYYWEKASSISLGSSAKLVIEIVSYNWRDDYVYTIADYEALGISEYWIIDYLVLGEKRFIGDFKQPTITICQLVEDECQVKFFKENQPIFSTIFAELTLTVFQIFQIN
- a CDS encoding Uma2 family endonuclease is translated as MTSVTIPSYQVKWEKLPEDFVLPDDPVDNIHQPALAAALTDSLEIAGKISENAVTTTNYGICATLNGKIVVKAPDWAYIPLIRVPQAEIERSYTPQLQGEPPIIVMEFLSDKEGSEYSSKPTYPPGKWFFYKKILQVPHYIIFEPYGGLIEHYQLNDSGEYEIQSSDESGRYWIPQLKLYLGLWDGRREQRKGYWLRWWSETGELLLWGSELVVEERQRAEAERQRAETERQRAELETQKAETERQRAELETQKAETERQRAETERQRAETESQKAETERQRAELESQKAERLVAQLRAAGIEPEL
- a CDS encoding FAD-dependent oxidoreductase; translation: MTQIEASQIEYVDVIVVGGGIAGLAIAEFLARHSSLSIKVLEKAPQLGTLASGKLEGWYHTGGLYSGQDDAQTFINCVNGVEDLINLYTSYFSEQCNITLTEKQPDFFTPSIIPNFQGWFNDNPVYLIHPQTDAPEIRSSRLKSDAVQINIQRNRVLGRLEVAYGKQHNWLTDSQCIAPTYAQVEHHEGLDCSLKYTTEAIVNLCRNFDTSYGLEPSHYELIKTLDCSMNTSLILRDLVASALSNGVTFETGITIDKLLMERYGKIRLKSLLCQTQTGLSKRLKAQLFIFAVGEGFEPFLSDLQVRARLKRSRSAMVVASPALVDSNFVRMSTKNRFHFNHFIQHQKIEEEQYIYSLLADSGYANDDSNDGVDIEPILESAERYFGKDKLYSRQLYSYECVKTEFISEEEQKRRYSYWIESNPDSNFLCVLPGKFSFFPTVAFQAYQRIKTLLQFQETSPKSSFNPNFEVQKEANKLVAESYPIQIFRA
- the yqeK gene encoding bis(5'-nucleosyl)-tetraphosphatase (symmetrical) YqeK; this encodes MREQVIIWLEQNVSQHRLQHILGVEQMCIDLANCHQVNPEKAAQAGLMHDLAKFFPPAQLLEMAKQEQSGIDPVCIANPHLLHAYVSAIVARDRFGIEDPEILSAISNHTLGSPQMSDLCCIVFVADALEPNRGNTPELETMRRVSRQNLYQSVQQTCEYSLKYLLKTQKMIHPQVILTRNWALSVAKQSEPNTD
- the rsfS gene encoding ribosome silencing factor, with protein sequence MTNYQPLIETISPTLTVTNNKFAQNLVKTIAQAADDRKAADIIGLKVTDVSYLTDYFVIVTGFSRTQVKAIADAIEDKVFQVHEQLPLRTEGKSEGSWVLQDFGEVIVHIFLPEEREFYNLEAFWGHAERFELSQLETI